The following coding sequences lie in one Phacochoerus africanus isolate WHEZ1 chromosome 12, ROS_Pafr_v1, whole genome shotgun sequence genomic window:
- the LOC125112741 gene encoding ankyrin repeat domain-containing protein 16-like isoform X1, producing the protein MAASVDPRRLYRLVHEGQLCALREELRAAGRADCAGPAGDTLLHCAARHGHLDVLTYLVEAWDMDIEATNRDYKRPLHEAASMGHRDCVRYLLGRGAAVDCLKKADWTPLMMACTRRNLEVVQDLVEHGANPLLKNKDGWNSFHIASREGDPRILQYLLTVCPAAWKTESKVGRTPLHTAAMHGCLEAVKLLLQRCQYEADCRDKCGLTPFMDAIQCGHLGVARLLLEKHKAQVSSEDSLGAQALHRAAVTGQDEAIRFLVSELGVDVDVRATSACSSALHYAAKEGHVSTVQTLLSLGADLNAKDARDRSALHLACAGQHAACVAFLLRSGLGDSRDAAGALAQQLTQSEDVLRCFGGSATA; encoded by the exons ATGGCGGCGTCCGTGGACCCGCGGCGGTTGTACCGGCTGGTGCACGAAGGCCAGCTGTGCGCCCTGCGGGAGGAGCTGCGGGCAGCAGGCCGCGCCGACTGCGCGGGGCCGGCTGGGGACACCCTCCTGCACTGCGCCGCGCGCCACGGCCACCTGGACGTCCTGACCTATCTGGTCGAGGCTTGGGACATGGACATCGAAGCCACCAACCGAGACTACAAGCGGCCGCTGCACGAGGCGGCCTCCATGGGCCACCGGGACTGCGTGCGATACCTGCTGGGCCGGGGAGCAGCGGTCGACTGCCTGAAGAAGGCCGACTG GACTCCTCTGATGATGGCTTGCACCAGGAGGAACCTCGAGGTGGTCCAGGACCTCGTGGAGCACGGCGCCAATCCGCTCCTGAAGAACAAAGACGGCTGGAACAGTTTCCACATCGCCAGCCGGGAGGGCGACCCTCGGATCCTCCAGTACCTGCTCACCGTTTGCCCGGCTGCCTGGAAGACAGAGAGCAAGGTCGGGAGAACCCCGCTGCACACGGCAG CAATGCACGGCTGTTTAGAGGCAGTAAAGTTGCTTCTTCAGAG GTGCCAGTACGAAGCGGACTGCAGAGACAAGTGTGGCCTCACACCCTTCATGGACGCGATTCAGTGTGGCCACCTCGGCGTGGCCAGGCTGCTCCTCGAAAAACACAAG GCTCAAGTTTCCTCGGAGGACTCCCTGGGGGCCCAGGCTCTGCACCGGGCAGCGGTCACTGGGCAGGATGAAGCCATCCGATTCTTGGTCTCTGAGCTTGGTGTTGACGTAGATGTGAGGGCGACCTCCGCCTGCTCGTCAGCTCTTCACTACGCAGCCAAG GAAGGACACGTGAGCACCGTGCAGACGCTCTTATCCTTGGGTGCTGACCTCAACGCCAAGGATGCACGAGATAGATCAG ccctgcaccTGGCCTGCGCCGGTCAGCACGCGGCCTGCGTCGCCTTCCTGCTGCGCTCCGGCCTTGGGGACTCTCGGGACGCGGCGGGCGCCCTGGCGCAGCAGCTCACGCAGAGCGAGGACGTCCTTCGGTGCTTCGGCGGCAGCGCGACGGCGTGA
- the LOC125112741 gene encoding ankyrin repeat domain-containing protein 16-like isoform X2, with product MAASVDPRRLYRLVHEGQLCALREELRAAGRADCAGPAGDTLLHCAARHGHLDVLTYLVEAWDMDIEATNRDYKRPLHEAASMGHRDCVRYLLGRGAAVDCLKKADWTPLMMACTRRNLEVVQDLVEHGANPLLKNKDGWNSFHIASREGDPRILQYLLTVCPAAWKTESKAQVSSEDSLGAQALHRAAVTGQDEAIRFLVSELGVDVDVRATSACSSALHYAAKEGHVSTVQTLLSLGADLNAKDARDRSALHLACAGQHAACVAFLLRSGLGDSRDAAGALAQQLTQSEDVLRCFGGSATA from the exons ATGGCGGCGTCCGTGGACCCGCGGCGGTTGTACCGGCTGGTGCACGAAGGCCAGCTGTGCGCCCTGCGGGAGGAGCTGCGGGCAGCAGGCCGCGCCGACTGCGCGGGGCCGGCTGGGGACACCCTCCTGCACTGCGCCGCGCGCCACGGCCACCTGGACGTCCTGACCTATCTGGTCGAGGCTTGGGACATGGACATCGAAGCCACCAACCGAGACTACAAGCGGCCGCTGCACGAGGCGGCCTCCATGGGCCACCGGGACTGCGTGCGATACCTGCTGGGCCGGGGAGCAGCGGTCGACTGCCTGAAGAAGGCCGACTG GACTCCTCTGATGATGGCTTGCACCAGGAGGAACCTCGAGGTGGTCCAGGACCTCGTGGAGCACGGCGCCAATCCGCTCCTGAAGAACAAAGACGGCTGGAACAGTTTCCACATCGCCAGCCGGGAGGGCGACCCTCGGATCCTCCAGTACCTGCTCACCGTTTGCCCGGCTGCCTGGAAGACAGAGAGCAAG GCTCAAGTTTCCTCGGAGGACTCCCTGGGGGCCCAGGCTCTGCACCGGGCAGCGGTCACTGGGCAGGATGAAGCCATCCGATTCTTGGTCTCTGAGCTTGGTGTTGACGTAGATGTGAGGGCGACCTCCGCCTGCTCGTCAGCTCTTCACTACGCAGCCAAG GAAGGACACGTGAGCACCGTGCAGACGCTCTTATCCTTGGGTGCTGACCTCAACGCCAAGGATGCACGAGATAGATCAG ccctgcaccTGGCCTGCGCCGGTCAGCACGCGGCCTGCGTCGCCTTCCTGCTGCGCTCCGGCCTTGGGGACTCTCGGGACGCGGCGGGCGCCCTGGCGCAGCAGCTCACGCAGAGCGAGGACGTCCTTCGGTGCTTCGGCGGCAGCGCGACGGCGTGA